In one Pseudomonas purpurea genomic region, the following are encoded:
- the lolB gene encoding lipoprotein insertase outer membrane protein LolB has translation MFLRHVIVFSFIALLAGCAGFGARESVEGHGNPAQWSEHKQQLASLDGWQINGKVGIRAPKDSGSGTLFWLQRQDYYDIRLSGPLGRGAARLMGRPGKVSLEVANQGRYEASTPEGLLEEQLGWKLPVSHLVWWVRGLPAPDSKSRLSLDADSRLATLEQDGWQVEYLSYTQQNGYWLPERIKLHGIDLDVTLVIKDWQPRKLGQ, from the coding sequence ATGTTTTTGCGCCACGTTATCGTTTTCAGCTTTATCGCCCTGCTTGCCGGTTGCGCAGGCTTTGGTGCCCGTGAGTCGGTCGAAGGTCACGGCAACCCCGCACAATGGAGCGAGCACAAGCAGCAACTGGCCAGCCTCGATGGCTGGCAAATCAACGGCAAGGTTGGCATTCGCGCCCCGAAAGATTCGGGTAGCGGCACGTTGTTCTGGCTGCAACGCCAGGATTACTACGACATCCGCCTCTCCGGTCCATTAGGCCGCGGTGCTGCCCGACTGATGGGACGGCCCGGCAAGGTTTCGCTGGAAGTCGCCAACCAGGGTCGCTATGAAGCGTCCACCCCCGAAGGTTTGCTGGAAGAACAACTGGGCTGGAAGCTGCCGGTCTCGCACCTGGTCTGGTGGGTTCGCGGCTTACCCGCGCCCGACAGCAAAAGTCGCTTGAGCCTCGATGCCGACAGTCGCCTGGCCACACTGGAGCAGGATGGCTGGCAGGTCGAATACCTCAGCTACACCCAACAAAATGGCTACTGGCTACCGGAGCGGATCAAACTGCACGGCATCGACCTTGACGTCACGCTGGTGATCAAGGACTGGCAACCTCGCAAATTGGGGCAATGA
- the ispE gene encoding 4-(cytidine 5'-diphospho)-2-C-methyl-D-erythritol kinase, which produces MPANRLTLPSPAKLNLMLHILGRREDGYHELQTLFQFLDYGDEITFAVRDDGVIRLHTEFEGVPHDSNLIVKAAKKLQEQSGCTLGIDIWIEKILPMGGGIGGGSSNAATTLLGLNHLWQLGWDEDRLATLGLTLGADVPVFVRGHAAFAEGVGEKLTPVDPEEPWYLVLVPQVSVSTAEIFSDPLLTRNSSPIKVRPVPKGNSRNDCLPVVTRRYPDVRNALNLLGKFTEAKLTGTGSCVFGGFPSKAEADKVSALLTETLTGFVAKGSNVSMLHRKLQSLL; this is translated from the coding sequence ATGCCAGCAAATCGCCTGACCCTGCCCTCGCCCGCCAAGCTCAATTTGATGCTGCACATCCTCGGTCGCCGTGAAGACGGCTACCACGAGCTGCAAACACTGTTTCAGTTTCTCGATTACGGCGATGAAATCACCTTCGCCGTACGCGATGACGGTGTCATTCGTTTGCATACCGAATTCGAAGGCGTCCCTCACGACAGCAATCTGATCGTCAAAGCCGCCAAGAAACTCCAGGAACAATCCGGCTGCACGCTCGGGATTGATATCTGGATCGAAAAAATCCTGCCCATGGGCGGTGGAATCGGCGGCGGCAGCTCGAATGCCGCCACTACATTGCTGGGGCTCAATCATCTCTGGCAACTGGGCTGGGATGAAGATCGGCTCGCCACCCTGGGCCTGACCCTGGGCGCCGACGTCCCGGTTTTCGTGCGTGGGCATGCCGCATTTGCCGAGGGCGTGGGAGAAAAGCTCACCCCCGTAGACCCCGAAGAACCGTGGTATCTGGTGCTTGTGCCGCAAGTATCTGTAAGTACAGCAGAAATTTTTTCAGATCCGCTGTTGACACGTAACTCTTCTCCCATTAAAGTGCGCCCCGTTCCCAAGGGAAACAGTCGAAATGACTGCTTACCGGTGGTAACAAGGCGTTATCCAGATGTACGTAACGCTTTGAATTTGCTAGGTAAATTTACCGAAGCAAAACTCACCGGAACTGGAAGTTGTGTGTTTGGGGGCTTCCCAAGCAAAGCTGAAGCTGATAAAGTCTCGGCCCTTCTTACAGAGACCCTTACAGGGTTTGTAGCAAAGGGAAGCAACGTTTCGATGTTGCATCGCAAACTACAAAGTCTGCTCTAA
- a CDS encoding ribose-phosphate pyrophosphokinase, producing the protein MSKMMVFTGNANPDLARRVVRQLHIPLGDISVGKFSDGEITAEINENVRGKDVFIIQPTCAPTNDNLMELVVMADAFRRSSATRITAVIPYFGYARQDRRPRSARVAISAKVVADMLTVVGIDRVLTVDLHADQIQGFFDIPVDNIYGSPVLVDDIEDQRFENLMIVSPDIGGVVRARAVAKSLGVDLGIIDKRREKANHSEVMHIIGDVEGRTCILVDDMVDTAGTLCHAAKALKEHGAAKVFAYCTHPVLSGRAIENIENSVLDELVVTNTIPLSAAAQACARIRQLDIAPVVAEAVRRISNEESISAMFR; encoded by the coding sequence GTGTCCAAGATGATGGTCTTTACGGGGAACGCTAACCCCGATCTGGCTCGGCGTGTTGTACGTCAGCTGCATATCCCTCTCGGTGACATCTCTGTCGGTAAATTTTCCGACGGCGAAATTACAGCCGAGATCAATGAAAACGTCCGCGGTAAAGATGTTTTCATTATTCAGCCGACTTGCGCTCCGACCAACGATAACCTGATGGAACTCGTCGTGATGGCTGATGCCTTCCGCCGCTCCTCAGCAACTCGTATCACTGCTGTTATTCCTTACTTTGGTTATGCCCGTCAGGATCGCCGTCCGCGTTCCGCACGTGTGGCTATCAGCGCGAAAGTCGTTGCTGACATGCTTACCGTAGTCGGCATCGATCGTGTTCTCACGGTTGATTTGCATGCTGACCAAATCCAGGGTTTCTTCGATATTCCGGTAGATAACATCTACGGCTCCCCGGTTCTGGTGGATGACATTGAAGATCAGCGCTTCGAAAACCTGATGATCGTGTCCCCGGACATTGGCGGCGTCGTGCGTGCACGTGCTGTTGCCAAGTCCCTGGGCGTGGACCTCGGGATCATCGACAAACGCCGTGAGAAAGCCAATCACTCTGAAGTGATGCATATCATCGGTGATGTCGAAGGGCGTACCTGTATTCTGGTCGACGACATGGTTGATACCGCCGGCACCCTGTGCCACGCGGCTAAAGCCTTGAAAGAGCATGGCGCTGCCAAAGTCTTTGCCTACTGCACACACCCTGTGCTGTCGGGTCGAGCGATCGAAAACATTGAAAATTCCGTGCTGGACGAGCTGGTGGTGACTAACACCATCCCGCTGTCCGCCGCAGCACAAGCCTGTGCACGTATCCGTCAACTGGATATCGCACCGGTAGTTGCCGAAGCGGTTCGCCGCATCAGCAATGAAGAATCGATCAGCGCGATGTTCCGCTAA
- a CDS encoding 50S ribosomal protein L25/general stress protein Ctc: protein MNEFTLNAEVRSDLGKGASRRLRRLASLVPAVVYGGEKAPESISMLAKEVAKLLENEAAYSHIIELNVGGTKQNVIIKALQRHPAKGHVMHADFVRVVAGQKLSAHVPVHFINEAAAVKKGGEISHVVAEVEVSCLPKDLPEFIEVDLADAEIGSIIHLSNIKAPKGVEFVALAHGNDLAVANVHAPRVAPAAEGAAE, encoded by the coding sequence ATGAACGAATTTACTCTGAATGCTGAAGTGCGTTCCGACCTGGGGAAAGGTGCGAGCCGCCGCCTGCGTCGTCTCGCAAGCCTGGTTCCAGCTGTAGTTTACGGTGGCGAAAAAGCCCCTGAATCCATCAGCATGCTGGCTAAAGAAGTTGCCAAACTGCTCGAAAACGAAGCGGCTTACAGCCACATCATCGAGCTGAACGTTGGCGGCACCAAGCAAAACGTAATCATCAAAGCTCTGCAACGTCACCCGGCCAAAGGCCACGTGATGCACGCTGACTTCGTACGCGTTGTTGCTGGTCAGAAACTGTCCGCTCACGTTCCTGTGCACTTCATCAACGAAGCTGCTGCAGTGAAAAAAGGCGGCGAAATTTCGCACGTTGTTGCTGAAGTTGAAGTTTCCTGCCTGCCAAAAGACCTGCCTGAATTCATCGAAGTCGACCTGGCTGACGCCGAAATCGGCTCGATCATTCACCTGTCCAACATCAAGGCCCCTAAAGGCGTTGAATTTGTTGCTCTGGCTCACGGTAACGACCTGGCTGTTGCCAACGTTCACGCTCCACGTGTTGCTCCAGCTGCAGAAGGCGCTGCAGAGTAA
- the ychF gene encoding redox-regulated ATPase YchF, with amino-acid sequence MGFNCGIVGLPNVGKSTLFNALTKSGIAAENFPFCTIEPNSGIVPMPDPRLDALAAIVNPKRILPTTMEFVDIAGLVAGASKGEGLGNKFLANIRETDAIAHVVRCFEDENVIHVSNSVDPKRDIEIIDLELIFADLDSCEKQLQKVARNAKGGDKDAVVQKGLLEQLIAHFTLGKPARSLMKNMSTDEKAVIRGFHLLTTKPVMYIANVAEDGFENNPLLDVVKAIAEEEGAVVVPVCNKIEAEIAELDDGEEKDMFLEALGLEEPGLNRVIRAGYEMLHLQTYFTAGVEEVRAWTVRVGATAPQAAGVIHTDFEKGFIRAEVIAYDDFIQYKGEAGTKEAGKWRLEGKEYIVKDGDVMHFRFNV; translated from the coding sequence ATGGGATTCAATTGCGGCATCGTCGGCCTGCCTAACGTCGGCAAGTCCACCCTGTTCAACGCCCTGACCAAATCCGGTATCGCGGCCGAGAACTTCCCCTTCTGCACCATCGAGCCGAACAGCGGTATCGTGCCGATGCCGGATCCACGCCTGGACGCCCTGGCGGCCATCGTCAATCCAAAGCGCATCCTGCCGACCACCATGGAATTCGTCGACATTGCGGGCCTGGTTGCCGGTGCCTCGAAAGGTGAAGGCCTGGGTAACAAGTTCCTGGCCAACATCCGCGAAACCGATGCCATCGCCCACGTGGTCCGCTGCTTCGAAGACGAGAACGTGATTCACGTCTCCAACAGCGTCGACCCGAAACGCGACATCGAGATCATCGACCTGGAACTGATCTTCGCCGACCTCGACAGCTGCGAGAAGCAACTGCAGAAAGTCGCTCGCAACGCCAAGGGTGGCGACAAGGATGCTGTCGTTCAGAAAGGCCTGCTGGAGCAGTTGATCGCTCACTTCACCCTCGGGAAGCCTGCGCGCAGCCTGATGAAGAACATGAGCACCGACGAAAAAGCGGTGATCCGTGGCTTCCACCTGCTGACCACCAAACCAGTCATGTACATCGCCAACGTGGCTGAAGACGGTTTCGAAAATAACCCGCTGCTGGACGTGGTCAAGGCCATCGCCGAAGAAGAAGGCGCAGTGGTTGTACCGGTCTGCAACAAGATCGAAGCGGAAATCGCCGAGCTGGATGACGGCGAAGAGAAAGACATGTTCCTTGAGGCCCTGGGCCTGGAAGAGCCTGGCCTGAACCGCGTAATCCGCGCCGGCTACGAAATGCTGCACCTGCAGACCTACTTCACCGCTGGCGTCGAAGAAGTCCGCGCCTGGACCGTCCGCGTCGGTGCCACCGCACCACAAGCCGCTGGCGTGATCCACACCGACTTCGAAAAAGGCTTCATCCGCGCCGAAGTGATCGCCTACGACGATTTCATCCAGTACAAAGGTGAAGCCGGTACCAAGGAAGCCGGTAAATGGCGCCTGGAAGGCAAGGAATACATCGTCAAAGACGGCGACGTGATGCACTTCCGCTTTAACGTCTAA